The window agagcgagagcgggcgagagagagcgagagagggcgagagacagagagcgagagcgcgcgcgagacagagagcgagagcgcgcgagacagagagcgagagcgcgcgagacagagagcgagagagcgcgagagcaagagcgcgagagcaagagcgcgagagcaagagcgcgagagcaagagcgcgagagcgagagcgcgagagcaagagcgagagcgagagcgcaagagagagcgagagcgcaagagagagcgagagcacgcgcgcgcgagagagagcgagagcacgcGCGCGCGAGAGcacgcgcgagcgagagagagagcgagagcacgcgcgagcgagagagagagcgagagccgAGAGcacgcgcgagcgagagagagagcgagagcacgcgcgcgcgagagagagagcgagagcacgcgcgcgcgagagagcgagagcacgcGCGCGCAAGAGATAGAGCGAGAGCACGTGCGCGAGAGCGAGAGCAAGAGCAcgcgcgcgagagcgagagcacgcgcgcgagagcgagcgagagcgTGCACgagtgtgcgcgcgagagagcgagagcgcacgagagagcaagagcgcgcaAGAGCGAGAACACGCGAGAAAGCAAGAGACAGAGCG of the Chiloscyllium plagiosum isolate BGI_BamShark_2017 unplaced genomic scaffold, ASM401019v2 scaf_94294, whole genome shotgun sequence genome contains:
- the LOC122545147 gene encoding zinc finger CCCH domain-containing protein 13-like, whose translation is ARARARERESESTRERESREHARESERERARVCARESESARESKSAQEREHARKQETERE